GTGATTTTATGATGCTCTATCCTGACAAATCTTTTTCAGGTTTGTACGTGGAGAAAAAAGGCTATTTGCCGAAAATCTATAATGTTGAAAAAGACAATCTGAAGAATCAGGATAATCTTTTGGTGACTTTAATCCCCATAGCATCCGGTGAGGAGTTTGTATTTGAAAATATCTTCTTTGATTTTGACAAAGATGAACTGAAGCCTGAATCCATGAGCTCATTGAAAAGGTTACTGACTTTCCTGGATGAGAACCCAAAAGTTTCTATTAATATCATCGGTCACACTGATAATGTTGGGAATGCTTCTTACAATGAAATCTTGAGCAAGAGAAGGGCTGAAAGTGTCAGGGATTATTTGTTGAAATCCGGTATAAATGATCAAAGAGTTGCGGCTATCGGAAAAGGCCAAGGTGAACCAATGGTACCAAACGATTCAGCAGAAAACAGAGCCTTGAATAGAAGAATTACAGTTTCAATCCAATGATCTATTATCATAGTTAAAATCTCAACTTTTTGTTAAAACCGATTTATTAGTATTATATTTTATTTGAAAAATACAATATAATTGAATTATTTTTGAAATTATTTAATTTTAATTACAAAATCAATCTCGGTACATTTTCTTTTATATGAAATACGCTTTAGTATATTCTAATAATTAAATAATAACTTAGAAAAGTTATGATTATGAGGCTGATGACAAGAGATTTATAGAATGGACAAAATGGCTTTTGACAGAATTCAAGGCAGAATTCATTAGATTAAAGGAGAATTTTGGAAAATTTATCGATTTTAATAAAAAAAATTAAATTTTGTAAAAATTACATTTTTAGAATAAAAAATAATTAATATCTGAATTTATCTATAATAAATCGATAATTGTTTTAAAATATTAAATAAAACAGAATAATTTAAAATAATTCAAAAAATTTAATTTTTATTATTTTTTTAAATCTTATTGTAATATTTAAAGATAAAGGATAAAATTGGATTAAATTATTTGCTTGTCACCAAATTATGAGGAAAATTTTACTGATCAAGTCAATACTTGTATTGATACTCTCAACTGCGTTTGCGCAGGACCGGATTGTGTCCGGTACTGTCATATCGGCTGAGGATGGATTTCCTATTCCTGGTGTCACAATTCTGGTAAAAGGAACCATGATCGGTACCGCGACAGATTTGGAAGGTAATTATTCATTGAGCGTCCCTTTTGAAAATAATATCCTGGTTTTCCGTTTTATAGGATCATTCACAGAAGAAGCGCTGATCGATAACCGCTCCCAAATCAATATCTCGCTTCGACCTGACACAAAAAATCTGGAAGAATTTGTAGTCACCGGCTACAGCGTTCAACCAAAAAGAGAAGTCACAGGAGCAGTATCTTCTGTAAAGGGCGAGATCATAGCAAATCTTCCCATGCAATCTTTTGACCGGGCATTACAGGGACGTGCAGCTGGCGTTCAAGTAGCTTCTGCCAATGGTCTTCCCGGAGGTGCGGTCAATATCAGGATCAGAGGCACAGGTTCTATCAATGCCGGAAATGAGCCACTTTACATTGTAGACGGCGTTCAGATCAATGCAAGGGACGATGCCGCATTTACACAATCCAATCCATTGGCATTTTTGAATACCAATGATATAGAATCCATTGAAATATTAAAAGATGCTGCTTCAGCTGCTATTTATGGAGCTCAGGCAGCCAATGGTGTAGTTATCATCACCACTAAAAAAGGGAAGCAAGGGAAAGCACAGTTCACCTTCAATGCATTTGGGGGCAGCAGTCAGCCATTGAAATATATGGATGTGTACAATTCCCAAGAATGGTATGAACTGAGAAAAGAATCATGGGTCAATGCGGGAAATGCAATTCCTGAAGCCAATACTTTAAATAATATGGGGATTCTCCCTAGCAATTGGCAGAGTTTAAGTCCTGAAGAATTGGATGCGGTAGCAGGGAATTTATCCACTTATGATTGGCAGCGTGAGGTGATGGGCACTGGAAACCTTCAAAATTATGAGATGTCCATCGCCGGAGGTGACGAAAGAACGCTTTTTAGGGTTTCGGGTTCATACAATTATCAGGAAAGTACATTTAGCCCCGTTGATTTTGAAAGAGGAACGCTGTTGTTTTCATTGAGTCATCAAGTGAATTCCAAACTCAGGATTGAAAATAATTTAAATTTATCTTCATTCAGTCAGGATATACCATTCAGCACTTCAGGCTCTTTTTTGGGTAACCCGGCTTTTGCATCCTCATTGATCCTTCCGCACAATGCCATTTACAATGAAGATGGATCATTCAATACCAACATTGCAGGTGTCTTAAATCAGAATGTTGTCATGGTGAATAAATACAATTCAGGTCACCAAAGAACCAATACTATAGTAGGCAGCCTAGCTGCCAACTATCAGATTCTTGAAAATCTCACTTTCCGTTCTATGTTTGGGTTGGATTATAGGTTATTGCAAGGAGAGCAATTCAGAGATCCAAGAACTCCTGATGGCGCCGGAGTACAGGGCAGAGCTTCTACCCAATCCAATTGGAATGTAAACTTTATCACGACACAGACTTTAAATTGGTCAAAGACTTTAGCATTAGATCACCATATTGCTTTATTGGGAGGTTTTGAATACAGATCGGAGACCAATGAAAGTCTCCGTGGATCTGCTATAGGCTTTCCTTCCTATGAATTCAGAACCATTCAGTCAGGAGCAACACCTGAGACCTTATCCAGTTATTGGTCCGGTTATAGAAGGGCGGGTGCATTTGCATCTTTCAATTACGATTTCAAGAAAAAATATATGCTTACCATCACAGGTAGGTATGATGGGTCTTCCCGATTTGGAGTAGATACCCAATATGGGTTTTTCCCATCAATCAGATTCGGATGGTTTATCAAAGATGAGGCATTTTTGAGAGATTCGGAGGTAATATCTGAATTGAAAATCCGGGCATCCATAGGAAAAACAGGAAACGATCAGATCGGTAATTTTTCGGCAAGAGGGTTATTTGGTGCTGAAGGAAATTATTCCGGTTCAGGTGGGATCAGACCTATTGGTCTGGAAAACCGTAATCTCAGTTGGGAAATCAACCAATCCACCAATTTTGGCGTCGATTATGGATTTTTCGGAAATAAGCTCACCGGTTCAATAGACCTTTTTAATAGACGGTCAATGAATCTATTACTGGATTTGCCTGTCATTGCTGTTAACGGATTTTCATCTGTTACTTCCAACGTTGGAGAACTGGTAAATAGAGGAATTGAATTGGAACTTTCTTCTACCCTCGTTGATAAAGGAAGCTTCAGATGGAATACCAGTTTTAATTACACCTACATACAAAATGAAATTACCAAACTGTATGATGGGAATCAATTTTTGCCTTCAGATCCATCCATTGCGGTGGGATATTCTTTGGGGACACATTTTACCCAACAATATGCAGGAGTAAATCCGGCAACAGGTCGGCCAATGTGGTACGATATCAATGGAGATATTACCTATCAGCCAAGGGCAGAGGATAGAGTCCATTTAGGTAATTCTCTTCCAAGCCATTTTGGGGGATTTCAAAATGCATTTTATTTCAAAGGTTTTGAAGCTATAGTGTTTTTCAATTATGAATATGGTAGGGTAATCACTGATGGTCAGTTTAATTCACTGAGAGAAAACGGTACCAGATTAACTACCAATGCGCTACGGGAAGTAGCAGATAGAAGATGGACCACTCCCGGTCAGATAACTGATATTCCAAGACCATATGTAGGCGGACCTGAAGTTAGATCCGTCAATATGAATACAGGTTCATCTGTGTTGCTGAAAGCTGATTATATCAGACTAAAACAGTTGACTTTGGCTTATAACTTCAATCCTGAACTGATTAAAGGATTGGGGCTTTCTGCTGTAAGGGTTTTTGCCCAAGGTATCAATCTTTGGACGTATTCTGAGTTTCCTGGCTATGATCCGGAATTTTTGGGAAGCGGTACAGGGATTATTCCTCAGACAAAAAATTATACAATTGGTATTCAGGCAGGGTTTTGATTTGAAAAGGAATTATGAAAATCATAAAAAAATATAATTGGAGGTTTTATATTCTGGCATTTTTTGCTGCTTCGGTATTGGTTTCCTGTGATGGTCTCCTTGAGGTAAATCCCAGACAATCCATAGAAGGTTCGGATGCATTGAATTCTCCTGAAAATATAGAAGCTGCATTGAAATCTCCCTATGCAAGATTACGATCTGTAAATGCCTATGGTAGAAACCTTATGGCTTTTGGTGATGCTTTGGCCGACAATGGCTTAGCCACCAACAATTCAGGAAGGCTTCTCAATGAAGCAAGGAACCAACCTTATTTTCATTATACCCATTGGACAAATTTTTATTTTGGGATCAACGAGGTGAATTTGATTTTGGAAGCTATTCCGGAAATCCAAAGTATACCTGCCGTTTCACAAAATACCAAAAACAGATGGGAAGGAGAAGCCAAATTTTTGAGGGCACTTTTTTATTTTGATTTGGTAAAAGCATATGCCTATATGCCTGGGGTAATTGTCCCGGAGTTGGATAAAGGAGGTATTCCTTTGGTACTTGAAGGAGTCAGTACATCCGATATTGAGACAGCACTGAACAGGCAGCCTGCCAGGTCAACTGTAGCGGAAATTTATGCTCAGATTTATAAGGATTTGGAAGATGCCATAAGGCTATTGGATGACAGCAGGGGAGTACAATTTGCTTCGGAATCTGCTGCCAGAGCCCTTTTTTCCAGAGTTGCTCTGTACAATCAAGATTGGGGAAGAGCCGTTACGGAATCTACAGCAGTGTGGCTTTCTTCGAGAGGTAAATTCCTGGAAGGTGAAGATTATATATCCGGTTGGAGAGTGTCAGTACATCCCGAATCCATATTTGACCTTAGATTTGAAAACGCCTCAGAAAGCAATGGCACAAATGAGTCCATTCAATCCACCTATACAACCATCAGAAATCTTGAAAATTTAGCACAAGTCGGAGGTTGGGGCGACTTTATACCCACTCCGGTTTTTGTCAATTTCATAGGTATAAAAGTTGCCGGCAGTGGGGCTGCACTGGAGATTAGTGACAGAGGGAATGATGTCAGAGCATTCCAATATGAAGCAGGTCCGGGAAGGGTACCGAATGGCACAGGCAAAAGAATTGAATGCATCAAATTCGCATCCAAAAGTGGTTTTGCTTTTGGAGATAATATTCCGATCCTGAGAAAGTCAGAAATGATTCTTAATAGAATGGAAGCAAATTTTCACTTGGGAGAGGTTAGTTTGGCATTGGAGGACCTCAATAGGTTGAAAATTGCTAGGGGACTTGAAGAAGTGAATCTTGAAGGTGAGGAATTGCTTGAAGAAATATTGATAGAAAGAAGAAAAGAATTCGCTTTTGAAGGTCACCGTTTTTTCGATATTAAAAGATATGGAAAAGACATCATCAAACAGCAGGGAAATGTTGCATTTACAGATTTCAGGATACTTGCCAACATCCCCCAAAATGAAGTTGATGGGAACAAAAATCTGGAACAAAACGCAGGATATTAAATTAAGGTTACTTATGAAAAGATTCAGTGGACTTTTATTGATTTTTATCTCTCTTTTTAATTTCTCATGTATTGAGCAGGATTATCCTTTATTCGAGGATTCCTTGGTTGAATGGGATGCTACTGTGATGAATAATCCAGTGTTGGGAAAAGACTTTCCCCTATTGGTCAGGGTGCCAAGACCTACTTTTGCATTGGCACCTTCAGATCCCCTGATTACCCGAAGGACAGGAACGGTAAGCTTAAGGGTTAATTTTGTAAGCCCCCAGAAAGGAAATGATGAAATCATTTCTTTCAGAGTAGTCACTGACGAAACCACTGCTGTGCCGGACGTGCATTATTCCGTTGGTGGGCAAGTGACTATTGAAGCCAATTCAAGTTTTGCAGATGTGCAGGTACAGATTTTGGATCCTGGACCTGGAACCGGTTCGGTGGATTTAGTTCTTGAATTGTTAGGAAATAGTGTTGTAAGACCCAGTGAAAAATATAAAAGGATCGGGATCAGGATTTCTCAGATTTAGGATTTGAAGAGGGATTTTTAAGTATTGTCAGATCAATTCTTTTTAAATTTTACAATAATTATGGGTAAGTCATATAGATTTGTTTTTGGGTTATTTTTCATCCATCTGACAGTTTTTGGTCAGGTCGAAACTCTTCTGGATGTCAGTATTCCTGGTGCTCCATTGATTGCCAACGCTTATCCGGAAGTAAAGGGTGATCCCTATTTGGGAAATTTTATGCAAGGATCAATTTTGGTAAGCAAGAAGGACACGCTCACAAATATTGCAGTAAGATTCAACCTTTATGGCAATATGCTGGAAGTAAATAGAATGGGTGAATTAATGGGGTATTCAGGGAAAAATATCCATGGGTTTATTATTGATACATACAAACAGAGGGAAATATATAAATCCGGATTTGATATCCCTAAACTGGGCAAAGGTGTATTTGTACAAATTCTGGAAGAAGGGGATTTCACACTTCTTAAGTATAGGTATAAAATCATAACTGATGATCCTTCCGCTGCTTATGGTTCACAAAAATCAAAGTCATTCCAGAATAAAGTTGATTTTTACATTGCCTTTGAAGAAGAAATCCATCCATTCAAAACAAAAAAGAAACAATTAAGCAGTGTTTTTGGGGATTCTACTGAAAGAGTATTGGGATTGATGGAGAACATGAACCTTGATCTAAAGGATGAAGAAGATATGGTTAAATTGGTGCGGGCTTTGAACAAGTGATTTATCTGTTCTGAACTTTATATTTATTTTTGATTTTCATTCTGTTGGGAATGCCTATGTTTTTGTAAAGATTAGGTTTATTTTTGCACTCCAAAATCAGGAATACCCGTATCATGGTACACGTTTGTAGAAAAGAGCATTTCAACGCAGCGCACAAGCTTTGGAATCCGAATTGGTCAGAAGAAAAGAACAAGGAAGTTTTTGGACCTTGCTCCAATATCAACTGGCATGGGCATAATTTTGAATTGATCGTGACAGTGAAAGGTCTCCCTGATCCGGAAACGGGTTTTGTGGTCGATTTGAAAGCCCTCAGTACCCTGATCCGGACTTTGGTGATTGACAAAGTGGATCACAAAAATCTCAATATGGACGTGGATTTTATGCAGGGTAAAATGGCAAGCTGTGAAAACCTGGTTATGGAATTCTGGAAAATCCTCGAGCCGGCCGTTAACGAAATCGTTCCGCATGGAAGTCTTTACAAACTGACTCTATATGAGACTCCAAGGAATTTTGTGGAGTACTTTGGTGAAGATTAAAAGATATTCACTTAGCCCAAATGCTAACTTATTTGAAACTTGGCAATTATCCATTGGGGCTATTAATGAATTTTAATGAAAAAACGCTGGTAAATGGCTTAAAAAGAGTCATAATCTAAAATATTTCTCTGTGTATTCTGTGCCCTCCGTGGTAAACTAAAATGCGATATTATATCATTTCAGGTGAAAGATCCGGGGACTTACATGCTTCCAATTTGATCAGATCAATAAAGGCGTTGGATAGTGATGCTTCATTTCGTGGCATGGGAGGAGATTTTTCTCAGGCTGAAGGTCAGGAACTTCGTGTCCACTATGAGGAAGTGGCTTTGATGGGTTTTATTGAGGTGGTGTTGGGATTCCGAAAAGTTCTGAAGTATCTAAGGATCGTCAAAGAGGATATTATTGCTAAAAGACCAAATGTGCTGATTCTGGTGGATTATGGTGGTTTCAACATGAAAATGGCGGAATTTGCAAAGCGACGCGGCATTCCTGTTCATTACTACATCCCGCCAAAAGTATGGGCATGGAACCAGAAAAGGGCCTTGAAAATCAAGGAATTCACTGACCATGTTTATTCCATTTTACCGTTTGAACCTTCATTTTTTGAAAAATTCGGAGTGAAAGCCCATTATGTAGGCAATCCCCTGTTGGATGAAATTGCTAAGTTTGAACCACATCCCTTTTTCCATCAAAAGAATGAATTGAGTTACAGCCCAATCATTGCTTTGCTGCCAGGAAGCAGGAAGCAAGAACTCCAAAATATGATGCAGGTAATGCTGGAAGTGGTGAAGAATTTTCCACAGGCCCAATTTGTCATTGCAGGAGTATCTAATCTTTCCGCTAAGCTCTATGTACCGGCTATTAAGGCAGGTATTAAAGTTATTTTTGATCAGACATATGATTTATTGCATCACGCCAATGCAGCAATCGTGACTTCTGGTACCGCAACTTTGGAAGTTGCCCTTTTTCGTGTTCCGCAGGTGGTTGTTTACAAAACCAGTTCGGTGAGTTATGTCATCGCAAAAAGATTGATCAGGGTTCCTTTTATATCCTTGGTCAATTTGATAGCAGAACGAAAAGTGGTGTCTGAGTTGATCCAGGGAGAATTTAATGTGCAAAGATTGAGTCAGGAATTAAATAAAATTCTGGCGGATATACAGCACAAAGCGGCAATCTTGGATGGTTATACAGAAATAAAGGAAAGGCTTGGAGATGGTTCTGCGTCGGATGCAACGGCCAAAATGATCGTTGAAAGCTTGAAGATTTGACCATATAGAGATTTAATTTTTGCTTACCACATAGAAACATTGGGCACCTAGAACTGAATCAATATTGTCAGTTCATAAATTGAAAATCAGTCCGGGAAAAATTCTTTATTTTCTTTCAAGTGCCGCAAGTCATAAAAAAAATAACCGCAAAAGGGGTTACCCTATGCGGTTATTTAAATATTGATTTTATGCTTATTATTTCAAGCCACCTGCAGTTTTTTGAACTTGGACTTATCAAACTGCTCTTGGGCATATTTTTCATCGATTACCAACTCTTTTATGGAATCATCAGATGGTAACTCATACATAGCATCAGTGATGATAGCTTCACAGATGGATCTTAATCCTCTGGCGCCAAGATTGTATTCCACTGCTTTCTCCACAATATAGTCTATACCACTTTCCTCAAATTGAAGCGCAACATCTTCCATGGCCAACAGTTTCTTATACTGTTTAACCAAAGCATTTTTGGGCTCAGTGAGTATGCTTTTCAATGTAGCCCGATCCAAAGGATCCAAGTGGGTCACTACAGGAAGTCTCCCAATAAGTTCAGGGATCAAACCAAAAGATTTCAAATCCTGTGCTGTCACATATTGAAGCAGGTTTGCCCTGTCTACCTGTTTCCCTTCTACAAATTTGCTGAAGCCCATGGGCTGTGTATTCAGTCTTTTGGCTATGTGTCTACCTATGCCATCAAATGCTCCCC
This window of the Aquiflexum balticum DSM 16537 genome carries:
- a CDS encoding SusC/RagA family TonB-linked outer membrane protein, which translates into the protein MRKILLIKSILVLILSTAFAQDRIVSGTVISAEDGFPIPGVTILVKGTMIGTATDLEGNYSLSVPFENNILVFRFIGSFTEEALIDNRSQINISLRPDTKNLEEFVVTGYSVQPKREVTGAVSSVKGEIIANLPMQSFDRALQGRAAGVQVASANGLPGGAVNIRIRGTGSINAGNEPLYIVDGVQINARDDAAFTQSNPLAFLNTNDIESIEILKDAASAAIYGAQAANGVVIITTKKGKQGKAQFTFNAFGGSSQPLKYMDVYNSQEWYELRKESWVNAGNAIPEANTLNNMGILPSNWQSLSPEELDAVAGNLSTYDWQREVMGTGNLQNYEMSIAGGDERTLFRVSGSYNYQESTFSPVDFERGTLLFSLSHQVNSKLRIENNLNLSSFSQDIPFSTSGSFLGNPAFASSLILPHNAIYNEDGSFNTNIAGVLNQNVVMVNKYNSGHQRTNTIVGSLAANYQILENLTFRSMFGLDYRLLQGEQFRDPRTPDGAGVQGRASTQSNWNVNFITTQTLNWSKTLALDHHIALLGGFEYRSETNESLRGSAIGFPSYEFRTIQSGATPETLSSYWSGYRRAGAFASFNYDFKKKYMLTITGRYDGSSRFGVDTQYGFFPSIRFGWFIKDEAFLRDSEVISELKIRASIGKTGNDQIGNFSARGLFGAEGNYSGSGGIRPIGLENRNLSWEINQSTNFGVDYGFFGNKLTGSIDLFNRRSMNLLLDLPVIAVNGFSSVTSNVGELVNRGIELELSSTLVDKGSFRWNTSFNYTYIQNEITKLYDGNQFLPSDPSIAVGYSLGTHFTQQYAGVNPATGRPMWYDINGDITYQPRAEDRVHLGNSLPSHFGGFQNAFYFKGFEAIVFFNYEYGRVITDGQFNSLRENGTRLTTNALREVADRRWTTPGQITDIPRPYVGGPEVRSVNMNTGSSVLLKADYIRLKQLTLAYNFNPELIKGLGLSAVRVFAQGINLWTYSEFPGYDPEFLGSGTGIIPQTKNYTIGIQAGF
- a CDS encoding RagB/SusD family nutrient uptake outer membrane protein, yielding MKIIKKYNWRFYILAFFAASVLVSCDGLLEVNPRQSIEGSDALNSPENIEAALKSPYARLRSVNAYGRNLMAFGDALADNGLATNNSGRLLNEARNQPYFHYTHWTNFYFGINEVNLILEAIPEIQSIPAVSQNTKNRWEGEAKFLRALFYFDLVKAYAYMPGVIVPELDKGGIPLVLEGVSTSDIETALNRQPARSTVAEIYAQIYKDLEDAIRLLDDSRGVQFASESAARALFSRVALYNQDWGRAVTESTAVWLSSRGKFLEGEDYISGWRVSVHPESIFDLRFENASESNGTNESIQSTYTTIRNLENLAQVGGWGDFIPTPVFVNFIGIKVAGSGAALEISDRGNDVRAFQYEAGPGRVPNGTGKRIECIKFASKSGFAFGDNIPILRKSEMILNRMEANFHLGEVSLALEDLNRLKIARGLEEVNLEGEELLEEILIERRKEFAFEGHRFFDIKRYGKDIIKQQGNVAFTDFRILANIPQNEVDGNKNLEQNAGY
- a CDS encoding 6-pyruvoyl trahydropterin synthase family protein; this translates as MVHVCRKEHFNAAHKLWNPNWSEEKNKEVFGPCSNINWHGHNFELIVTVKGLPDPETGFVVDLKALSTLIRTLVIDKVDHKNLNMDVDFMQGKMASCENLVMEFWKILEPAVNEIVPHGSLYKLTLYETPRNFVEYFGED
- a CDS encoding GxxExxY protein, whose protein sequence is MLTYLKLGNYPLGLLMNFNEKTLVNGLKRVII
- the lpxB gene encoding lipid-A-disaccharide synthase, encoding MRYYIISGERSGDLHASNLIRSIKALDSDASFRGMGGDFSQAEGQELRVHYEEVALMGFIEVVLGFRKVLKYLRIVKEDIIAKRPNVLILVDYGGFNMKMAEFAKRRGIPVHYYIPPKVWAWNQKRALKIKEFTDHVYSILPFEPSFFEKFGVKAHYVGNPLLDEIAKFEPHPFFHQKNELSYSPIIALLPGSRKQELQNMMQVMLEVVKNFPQAQFVIAGVSNLSAKLYVPAIKAGIKVIFDQTYDLLHHANAAIVTSGTATLEVALFRVPQVVVYKTSSVSYVIAKRLIRVPFISLVNLIAERKVVSELIQGEFNVQRLSQELNKILADIQHKAAILDGYTEIKERLGDGSASDATAKMIVESLKI